The window CCTGGGCCGGGCGGTGTCCCGCAGCTGGTCGCCGGTGCGCCGGAAGAGGTGCTGGATGACGGGCCCACCGGCGGTGGCGACGACGCTGACCACTCCGGCCCCGAGGATGGTCCCGTAGACGCCCATCTTCGAGGCGAGCAGGGCTGCCGCGACGGTGGCGAGGGAGGAGCCGGCGACCTGGGCCACGCTCAGGTCGAGCTTCTTCTCCTCCGGATCGGGCTCGACGTCCTGCGTCGTCTTCTGACCCATCGCCATCCCGTGTGTGTCCCGCCTCTCGCGCTTCTCCTCTTCCAGGAGTTACTGACCACCGAGCGAAGCGGATAGTTCCGTTTCTGGTGATTCTGTGAAGCAAGACACCCCAAAACGGACCGCGCTTGCAGGTGGGCCCGACAGAGGGCAGCCCAACTGCCGCCGTCCGGGAGAAGTTCGGCGGCGCGGCGGGTCCACCCAGGTGGCCCGAATGGAGTACTGTGGCGAGCCCTGGGGCCGTCCTTCCTTTCGGATGTCCGGACTCGGGAGAGGGGGCCGACTGATGGAGAACGGCACTCAAAGACCGGTGATGCCGCGGTATTGCACGGACTCCTGCTGCGCACAGTAATCGTTCGGTCACTGTGCGTACCCAACAGGTAACCGTGCCATAACGGCGATCAAGGGCGCATGCCCGACACGCCGGTTTAACTCGGCAAGGTTGTGGCAGGCTGCACCCGGGCAGGCCACACTCGACTAGCGGAAGCAGCGACGCACGTGACGTCGGCAGGCACCACCCGGGAGGTCCCCATGCCCGAACTGCGTGTCGTGGCCGTCTCAAATGACGGCACACGACTGGTGCTCAAGGCTGGGGACAGCACGGAGTACACGCTTCCGATCGACGAGCGGCTGCGGGCTGCCGTGCGCAACGATCGCGCGCGCCTGAACCAGATCGAGATCGAGGTCGAGAGCCACCTCCGCCCCCGCGACATCCAGGCCCGCATACGAGCCGGTGCCTCCGCGGAGGAGGTCGCTCAACTCGCCGGCATCCCCGTCGACCGCGTACGCCGCTTCGAGGGCCCCGTGCTCGCCGAGCGCGCGTTCATGGCCGAGCGGGCCCGCAAGACCCCCGTGCGCCGTCCCGGCGAGAACACCGGGCCGCAGCTCGGCGAGGCCGTGCAGGAGCGGCTGACCCTGCGCGGGGCCGAGAAGGAATCCGTCCAGTGGGACTCCTGGCGCCGCGACGACGGCACCTGGGAGGTCCTCCTCGTCTACCGGGTCGCGGGCGAGCCGCACTCGGCGAGCTGGACCTACGACCCGCCGCGCCGGCTGGTCGTGGCCGTGGACGACGAGGCCCGCTCCCTGATCGGCGAGTCGGAGGACCTGCCGGCCACGCCGGAGCCGAGCTTCCCCTTCGTGCCGAGGATCGCGCGGCTGCCGCGCGACCGGCCGCTGGACCGCGCCCTGGACCGGCAGCTGGAGCGCCCCGTCACGCCCGCGCCGGAGCCGGAGGAGGAACGGGACACCCTGACGAGCCTGCTGGAAGCGGTACCGAGCTTCCGCGGCGACATGGTGGTCCCGGAGCGCACCGAGACCCCGGCGACGGAACCGGAGGCGGAAGAACCGCCGGCCCCGGCCGCCTCGGCGGGCGCGGGCTCCGCGTACGCCGACGTACTGATGCCGCGCACGGTGGCGGGCCACCGCGACCGCCTGACGGGCACCACCGACCGCCAGGCGGAGGCCGACGGCGTCCGTCCCGGGCGCCGCGCGGCGGTGCCGAGCTGGGACGAGATCGTCTTCGGCACGCGCCGCAAGAAGCAGGAGTAGCGCCGCCGCCGACGCCTGGAGCGGCGGGCCGAACGGTACGGCGGGACCGGTGAGCGAGCCGGTTGCGCCGGGGCCGGGCGCACGCCGGGGGGCTCCTCGGACGCCGAACGTGACGAGGGGCCGGGCGGAAGTGCGTTCGGCGCCCTGCGGGGAGCGCCCCGGCACACACCCGACCCCGGCGCGGTTACCGGGGGTCCGGGCCCGTGGCCACCGGGCGGTCCGGGTCCGAGGACCACTCCGACCAGCTGCCCGCGTAGAGGTCGGACGCGATGCCGGCCACCTCCAGCGCCAGCACCTCGTGCGCCGCGGAGACCCCCGAGCCGCAGTACACGCCCACCGGGGTCCCCTCGGCCGCGCCGAGCCCCTCGAACCGGGCACGCAGTGCGTCCGCCGGCAGGAACCGGCCGTCCGGCCCCACGTTCTCCGTCGTCGGAGCCGACAGCGCGCCCGGGATGTGGCCGCCGACCGGATCGATCGGCTCGACCTCTCCGCGGTACCGCTCCCCCGCGCGGGCGTCCAGGAGAACTCCCGTACGAGCCCGGGCGGCCGCCGCGTCGGCGTCCAGCAGCCCGACCGCCCCCGGAGTTGGCTTGAAATCGCCCTCCGCGGGAGTCACTCGTTCGGCCGTCACGGCGCCCCCCGCCGCCGTCCAGGCGGTCAGGCCCCCGTCCAGCACTCGCACGTTCGGGTGACCCGTCCAGCGCAGCAGCCACCACGCCCGGGCGGCCGCCCAGCCCTGGCCGCCGTCGTACACAACGACGGGTACGTCCGCCGAGACCCCGGCCCGCCGCATCACCGCGCCGAAGGCCTCCGGGTCCGGCAGCGGGTGCCGGCCGCCCGCCCCGGCCGGACCTGCCAGTTCCCGGTCGAGGTCGACGTACACCGCGCCGGGAAGGTGTCCGGCCTCGTAGGCGGGCCGCTGGTCGGGGCCGCCCAGCTGCCAGCGGACGTCCAGCAGCACCGGCGGCCGGGAACCCGCCAGCTCGTTCCTCAGTTCGGCGGCGGGAAGGATCGCAGATTTCGCAGTCATGCCGGCCATCTTCCTCCCCGCCCGCAACCCTCGTAACAAGGCCGTCATCGGCGGGGCGCACCGATCCGGTCAACTCCGCCCCGGGCCCCCGCGATGCGGCCCGGTCGGGGCGCGCCGAGTCCCCGGGAGTGGAAGCATCAGCACCGGTAAGCGGCACGACGGAGGAGACGGCTGACATGACCGAGGCAGCGGAAGCAACCCGGCGCACGCCCGGCACCCCGTGCTGGGTGAGCCTCATGGTGCACGGCCTCGGGACCACCGAGGACTTCTACGCCGACCTGTTCGGCTGGGAGTACGTACCCGGCCCCGAGCAGCTCGGCCCGTACGTCCGCGCCGTGCTGGACGGCCACGAGGTGGCGGGCATCGGCGAGATGCCGCCGGACCGGCATCTTCCGGTGGCCTGGACGACGTACCTCGCCACCGACGACGCCGACGCGACCGCCGAGGCGGTCCGCAGCTGCGGCGGCACGGTCGCGGTGGGGCCGCTGGACGCCGGCATCGCGGGGCGGGTGGCGATCTGCTCCGACCCGCTGGGCGCCATCTTCGGGCTGTGGCAGGCGCAGACCCGCATGGGCACCCGGCTGCACACCGGGCCGGGCACCCCCGTCTGGAACGAGCTGGTCACCCAGGACACCTCGACGGTCGGCAAGTTCTACGAGCACGTCTTCGGCCACGAGGCGAAGACGCACTCCACGGCCTCCGACGACTTCGACTACCTGACCCTCCAGTTGGAGGGCCGCCCGGTGGCCGCCGTGCACGGCGTCGGCCGCTCGCTGCCGCACGACCGCGGGCCGCACTGGATGGCGTACTTCGAGGTGGAGGACACCGACGCGGCCGCGGCCCGGGTGGTCCGGCTCGGCGGCCGCGTCGTCGACCCGCCCCGCGAGGGCCTGCGCGGGCGGCAGGCCACGGTCGCGGACCCGGAGGGCGCGGTCTTCGCCCTCGTACGGTCACGGCCCTGAGCGCGGGAGGCGGGGCCGCCCGGTGACCGGCCGGGGCCGTCCGGTCAGTCCGTCCTCGGCTCCGGCGTCCGGCCGAAGTGGCGGGCGGTGGGCACCAGTGCGGCCGCGGCGGGGACGAGGAAGCAGGCCGCGGCGCACACGGCGAGCACCGGGGTGACGCCGAAGGTGCCGATGGCCGGGGCGATCAGGGCCAGGCCGACCGGGGCGAGGCCGTAGGACACGAGGAAGTCCAGGGAGGAGACGCGGGCCAGCTTGTCCGGGGCCACCTCGCGCTGGGTGGCCGTGAACCAGGGCACGTTGAACAGCTCGATCCCGATCCCGGCGACGACGTAGGCGGCGATCACCACGGCCGGGTGGACCGGCAGCATCAGGCTCAGCGGTGCGACGCCGTACACGGCCAGTCCGGCGAAGGCGGTCCAGCCCTGGGAGCGGGGCCGCCACCGGGCCGTGACCAGGGCCCCGCCGAGCGCGCCCACGGTGTAGGCCGTCACGGCCGCGGCCAGGACCCACTCCGTGCCGTAGCGGTCGCGGCTGATCAGGGGCAGGGCGACGCTGGTGGCGGAGTAGCCGAGCGCGATCACGGCGGCCAGCGCGCCGAGTCCGGCGACGAACCAGGGGTGGCGGCGCGCCTCGCGTATCCCGTCGATGAACTCGGCCCGGAATGACGCGCGCGGCGTGCGCTCGGTGGAGGGCGCGGGGGCGGCAGAGGGCGCGGGGGCGGCGCCGCGGCCCGGCAGGAGGGCGGCGACCAGCCAGAGCAGGCCGATCCCCAGCAGCAGCGTCCCGACGTCGACGAAGGCCGCCAGCAGCGCGGTCAGGGCGGGTCCGGCCAGGGTGGAGGTCCGTACCGCGAGGGTCATGGCGGCATTGGCCTGCTGCCGGCGGCCGGCGTCGACGACCTCCGCGGTGAGTGCCTGGAAGGCGGGGCGGCAGGCTCCCTGGCCGGCTCCGGCGAGCGCGGCGGCCAGGGTCATCAGCACCAGTGACCGGCCGAGGCCGATGGCGAGGAGGGGCGCGGCGACCGCGGCCGCGAGGGCGGACCAGAGCACGACGGCCCGGCGGGAGTGACGGTCGGCCAGTACCCCGCCGACGGCGACGGCGGCGAGGAAGCCCGCGGTGCGCGCCGCGAGGACCAGGCCCAGTCCGGCCGCGCCGAGTTCGCGGTGCAGGACCGCGAGGCCGAGGACGAAGGGGAGCGCCCAGGTCGCGAGGCCGGAGGCGGTGGTGCCCGCCCACAGGCGCAGGAAGGCGATGTCGCGCAGGACGGAACGCGCGGGCGGCGGGCCGGTCTTGGGTGATGCGGGCGCAGGTGTGGTCGCCACGGTGTGGTGCTCCTCATGGGTCGGCAGGTGGTGCCGGGGCGGGGCTCGTCGAACCACACCCCGGGGGTGTTAATGAAAACGATAACCATTACAGTACTCTTCGAACGCGGCACTCCCGCCCGGTGCACGACCACACCCACGCCTCCCCACGCCTCCCCACGCCTCCCCGCCCCTCCCTTCCCAGACCGGAGAACCCATGCGCCACCGCGCCCGACTCGGCATCGCCCTCACCCTCGTCCTCGCGACCGCGGCCTGCTCGACCGCCACCAACGCCCCCGCGACGACCGGCAAACCCGCCGCCGAAGCCGCCGGCGCGAAGGCCGCCCCCCTCGCCAGCTGCGGCCGGCAGCTCTCCTTCGACCGGTCCCCGGAGCGCGCCGTCGCCCTGGACCAGACCTCGACCGAGACCCTGCTGGAACTGGGGCTCCAGGACCGGATGGCCGGGACCGCCAACCTGAAGACGAAGATCCCGGCCCAGTACCAGGACGCGTACGCCAAGGTCCCGGTCATCGCCCCCAAGATCGCCACCGGCGAGCAACTGCGCTCCGCCACACCCGACTTCGTGGTGGCCGGCTCCGCCGACCTCTACACCGCGGACCGGGCGGGCACCCGCGAGGAACTGGACGCCCTCAAGGTCCCCACCTTCGTCAGCGCCGTGGACTGCCCGGAGCAGAACGAGGCCGGAAAGAGCCCCTTCGAACTGCTCTTCTCCGACTACGAGCAGCTGGGCAAGGTCTTCGGCAGCGAGGAGCGGGCCGCGAAGCTCGCCCGGGAACAGCGCGCCGCCGTGGCCAAGGCCGGTGAGAGCGCCGCCGCCCGGGCCGCCCAGGGCGGCAAGCAGCCCACCGTCGTCTACCTCTACTCCGTCTTCAACGGCATGCCGTACGTGGCGGGAGGGACCGGGCTGCCCAGCGAGATGAGCCGGATCGTCGGCGCGAGGAACGCCTTCGACGACGTGAAGGAGGACTGGCCGGAGGTGTCCTGGGAGGAAGTGGCCAAGCGCAACCCGGACTTCATCGTGATCGGCGACCTGTCCGAGCGCGGCCGGCCCGGCGACAGCGCCGGCGAGAAGCGGGCCACGATGGCCGGGGACCCGGTGGTCTCCAAGCTCGCGGCGGTGCGCGACAACAAGATCATCGAAGTGCCGGGCATCGAACTGGACCCCTCCGTGCGCTCCGTGCACGCGCTGGGCCTGCTGGCGGCCGGGATGAAGGACCTCGGGTATGTCCGCTGACCCGGTGGGCCGACCGGGACCGGTGGACCTCGCGGTGGATCCGGCGGCGGGCCGGGTGACGGACCGTGCGCCGGCCCCGGCTGCAGACCGTGCGCCGGAGCGGCCGCCGGCCCCGCCGGTGGACCTGCTGCATCCGGCGGCCCGTGGGACGGCGGTGACGGAGCCGGTCAACGCGCCGTCCCCGCTGCCCCGGGCCGCCCGGTCCGGCACCGTCCGGGCGGGGGTGTTCCTCGCCGGGGCGCTCGTCCTGGCCGCATCGGTGGCGGCCGGCACGCGCATCGGAACCGCCGACGTGGGATGGACCGACCTCGCCCGGGTGTTCGGGACCCGGCTGGGCCTCGGCGCCGAGCCGCTGCCGCCGCTGGTGGACTCGCTCGTCTGGGACCTGCGCCTGCCGCGGGTCCTGATGGCGGCCCTGGTCGGTGCCTCGCTCGCGGTCTGCGGCACCGTGCTCCAGGCCGTCACCCGCAACGCGCTCGCCGACCCGTACCTGCTCGGGGTGTCGTCGGGCGCCTCCACCGGAGCCGTCGCCGTGGTCGTCCTCGGCGTGGGCGCCGACACCCTCGGGGTCACCGGCGGCGCCCTCGTCGGCGCCCTGCTCTCCTTCGGCCTGCTGCTGGCGCTGCTGCGCCGGACGGGCCTGGACTCGGTCCGCATCGTCCTGACGGGCGTGGTCGTCGGGCAGCTCTTCACCGCCCTGACCTCACTCGTCCTGATGGCCTCGGCGGACGCCGACACCACCCGCGCCCTGACCCACTGGCTGCTGGGCTCGATGGCCCCGGCACGCTGGGAGGCCGTCGTGGTCTGCGCGATCGTCATGCCGCTCGGGCTGGCGGCCGCCTGGCTGTGCGCGGGCGCCCTCGACGGCCTGGCGTTCGGCGCGGACACCGCCGCCTCCCTGGGGATCGGCGTACGGCGCACCCGGATGGTGCTGCTCGTGGTGACGGCGGTGCTGACCTCGGTGGCGGTGGCCACGGTCGGCGCCATCGGGTTCGTCGGACTGATCGTCCCGCACGGGGTGCGCTTCCTCGTCGGACCGCTGCACCGGGTGCTCCTGCCCTGCGCGGCGCTCGCGGGCGCGGTGTTCCTGGTGTGGACCGACGCCCTGGCGCGGGTCGCCTTCGCCCCGCGGGAGGTGCCGGTCGGCGTGATCACCGCGCTGCTCGGCGTACCGCTGTTCCTTCTCGTCCTGCGCAGGAGGGGTGAGCTGTGAGGATCGCCGCCGAAGGGCTGACCTGGTCGGCCTCCGGCACGCCCGTCGTCCGCGGGGTCGACCTGGACGTGGCGTCCGGCGAGACGGTCGGCCTGCTCGGCCCCAACGGCTCGGGCAAGTCCTCGCTGCTGCGCTGCCTGGCCGGGCTGCGCGTGCCCGACACGGGCACGGTGCACTACGACGGGGTGCCCGTACGGGACTTGAGCGCCCGCCGGATCGCCCGCCGGGTCGCCTTCGTCGAGCAGGACTCCGGGCTCGACGCCGACCTGCGCGTCGCCGACGTCGTCGGGCTGGGGCGGACCCCCTTCCGCGACCGCTGGCGCGGTCCGGACGCCACCGACCGGGCGGTCGTCGCCGCCGCGCTGGAGCGCGTCGGCCTCACCGGGCTCGCCGGGCGCTCGTGGAAGGGCCTGTCGGGCGGCGAGCGGCAGCGCGCCCACATCGCCCGCGCCCTCGCCCAGCAACCGTACGGGCTGCTCCTGGACGAGCCCACCAACCACCTGGACGTCAAGCACCAGTTGGAGCTGATGGAGCTGCTCGCGGGCGCCGACCAGACGGTCCTGGTCGCCCTGCACGACCTCACGCTGGCCGCCCGCTACTGCGACCGGCTGCTGCTCATGCACCGCGGGCGCCTGGTGGCCTCCGGCACCCCGGCCGCCGTACTGACGCCCGCACACCTCGCCCGGATCTTCGAGGTGGACGCCGAACTGGCCACGGACGCCCTGGGCCGGCCCGCGGTCGCCTTCCACGGTCCCCTCCGCTCGCCCGTCCCCGACCCCCTCGGCCCACCCGACCCCCTCGGCCCACCCGCCCCGCTCGACCCACCTGACCCGCTCGACTCGCTCGTGCCCGCACCACCCGCTCTCCGACAAGGATCCTCATGACGACCCGGACCGCCACCCCGCCCGCACCGACCGTCGACGCCCTCGTCACGGCCGTCCTGGCCGGTGAACACGGCCCCCTGCCCTCCGCCCTCGTGGCGACCAGCGTGTTCTGGATCCACCACGGCACCCGGCTGGCCGGCGGCGACACCACCTACCTCAACCAGTACGTCCTGGTGCGCCTCGGCGACTCCTTCGGCGGCTGCGCCTTCGAGGCCGGGGAGATCGACCCGGCGATCTGCCGCGACTCCTCGGGCACCCCGCTCGACGTCCTGCTGCGCGAGGCCCCGCGCCCGCTGCGGATCGCCGCCCTCGACGCGTACCTGGCCGGGCAGCGCCCGCACCGCGACGCCGGAGCGGAACCGGTCACCCTGCCCGCCGGCACCCCCGAAGTGCGCGCGAGGGCCCGCGACGCGGCGATCGCCGGATTGCTGGACATCGACCCCGGCGCCAAGGTCGGCCTGATCGGCGTGGTCAACCCGCTGGTCGCGGCGATCCGCGAGCGGGGCGGCGAACCGCTGCCCTGCGACTTCAACCTCAAGGCCACCCAGTGGGGCGATCCCGTCACCACCGACATGCACGAGGTGCTGGAGCGCGCCGACGCCGTCGTCGCCACCGGCATGACCCTCAGCAACGGCTCCTTCGACACCATCCTCGACCGCTGCCGCGGCCGGGGCATCCCGCTGGTCGTCTACGCGCAGACCGGCAGCGCGGTCGCCCGGGCCTTCCTCGGATCCGGGGTGACCGCCGTGTCCGCGGAGCCCTTCCCCTTCTCCCAGTTCAGCGCCGACCCGACCACCCTGTACCGCTACCGGGCGGTGGGGCGGCCGTGATCCCGGCCGCCCGCCGGGCCGTGCCCGGCGCCGACCGCCGCGGCGCCGCGCACCGCGGCGCCGGGCACGCCTCCTGCCACCACGGCGAGATCCTGCAGGGCGTCTTCCTCGACGCCGCCGGGCGCCGGTGCGCCGGCCTGGTCACCCTGCCGATGACCGGGCCGGGCAGCCGGGCCGAGTTCACCCGCCGCCCCGGCACACCTCCGGAGCAGCTCACCGTCCGGCCGGGCGACCGTACGAAGGCCGCGCGCGCGGCGGTCCTGGCCGTCGAGGAGTGCGCGCGGCGGCGCCGGGAGGCGCCCTGCGGCGGGGAGTTGCGGATCAGCGGCGACATCCCGGTGGGCCTGGGCATGGGCAGCTCCACCAGCGACGTCATCGCCGTGGTGCGCGCGGTCGCGGACTCCTACGGGGTGCTGCTGTCGCCCGACGCCGTCGCCCGGCTGGCGGTGCGCGCCGAGCTCGCCTGCGACCCGCTGATGCTCGACGCGCGCCCGGTGCTCTTCGCCCAGCGCGAGGGGCGGGTGCTGGAGGTCCTCGGCCGCCGCCTGCCGCCCCTCGTCGTCGTGGGCTGCGCGCTCGGCGGGGGCGCTCCCGTGGACACCCTCGCCCTGCCGGCCCGGGTGCACGACGACACCGACGTACGCGCCTTCGAGCGGCTGCGCACCCTGCTGCGGCGGGCCGTGGCCACGGGGGACGCCGCCCTGCTCGGCGAGGTCGCGACGGCCAGCGCCCGGCGCGGGCAACAGGTCCTGCGCCACCCGGAGTTCGACACCCTGGCCGACATCGCCCGGCGACTCGGGGCCGTGGGCGTGCAGATCGCGCACAGCGGGGCGGTGGCCGGCCTGCTCCTGGACCCGGCGGCCCCCGGCCTGCGCCGCCGGGTCCGGAGCTGCGTACGGGCCCTGGAGAGCAACGGCATCGCCGCGACCCGCACCTTCACGACCTTTCCCACCTCCCCCACCTCAGCCGCCTCCCCGTCCACCCCCATCTCACCCACCTCACCCACCTCACCCACCTCACCCACCTCACCCACCTCACCGTCCTCCCCCACCTTCCCGACGACCAAGGAGTTCCCGAGTGGACCAGCACATCGCGGAGGCCATCGGCCGACCGGACCTGATACGCCTCGACGACCGGCTCATCTGCCTGCGCTTTGAGACCATGAAGGTCGTCTCCGCCCTCGCCGCGGTGCGCCACCTGCTCGACACCGGGGTGGTGCGGCGCGGGGACACCCTGCTCGACAGCTCCAGCGGGATCTACGCGTACGCCCTGGCCCTGGCCTGCCACCGCCACGGGATGCGCTGCCACATCGTCGGCTCGACGACGGTCGACCACGCCCTGCGCACCCAACTCGCCGTCCTCGGGGCGACGCTGGAACAGATGGAGCCGTGCAGCGACCTGAAGCTGGACCAGAAGCGGCGGGTCGAGCGCATCCATGAGATCCTCGCCGAGCACCCCGAGTACCACTGGATGCGCCAGTACCACGACGACATCCACTACCTGGGCTACCGGGCCGTGACCGACCTGATCCGTGACGCGACGGGCGGGGACGAACTCACCGTCGTCGGCGGCGTCGGATCGGGCGCCTCCACCGGAGCCCTCGCCCGCTACCTCCGGGAGGACTCACCCGGCGTCGAACTCGTCGGCGTCCAGCCCTTCGG of the Streptomyces sp. NBC_01294 genome contains:
- the sepH gene encoding septation protein SepH, yielding MPELRVVAVSNDGTRLVLKAGDSTEYTLPIDERLRAAVRNDRARLNQIEIEVESHLRPRDIQARIRAGASAEEVAQLAGIPVDRVRRFEGPVLAERAFMAERARKTPVRRPGENTGPQLGEAVQERLTLRGAEKESVQWDSWRRDDGTWEVLLVYRVAGEPHSASWTYDPPRRLVVAVDDEARSLIGESEDLPATPEPSFPFVPRIARLPRDRPLDRALDRQLERPVTPAPEPEEERDTLTSLLEAVPSFRGDMVVPERTETPATEPEAEEPPAPAASAGAGSAYADVLMPRTVAGHRDRLTGTTDRQAEADGVRPGRRAAVPSWDEIVFGTRRKKQE
- a CDS encoding sulfurtransferase, which produces MTAKSAILPAAELRNELAGSRPPVLLDVRWQLGGPDQRPAYEAGHLPGAVYVDLDRELAGPAGAGGRHPLPDPEAFGAVMRRAGVSADVPVVVYDGGQGWAAARAWWLLRWTGHPNVRVLDGGLTAWTAAGGAVTAERVTPAEGDFKPTPGAVGLLDADAAAARARTGVLLDARAGERYRGEVEPIDPVGGHIPGALSAPTTENVGPDGRFLPADALRARFEGLGAAEGTPVGVYCGSGVSAAHEVLALEVAGIASDLYAGSWSEWSSDPDRPVATGPDPR
- a CDS encoding VOC family protein codes for the protein MTEAAEATRRTPGTPCWVSLMVHGLGTTEDFYADLFGWEYVPGPEQLGPYVRAVLDGHEVAGIGEMPPDRHLPVAWTTYLATDDADATAEAVRSCGGTVAVGPLDAGIAGRVAICSDPLGAIFGLWQAQTRMGTRLHTGPGTPVWNELVTQDTSTVGKFYEHVFGHEAKTHSTASDDFDYLTLQLEGRPVAAVHGVGRSLPHDRGPHWMAYFEVEDTDAAAARVVRLGGRVVDPPREGLRGRQATVADPEGAVFALVRSRP
- a CDS encoding MFS transporter; the encoded protein is MATTPAPASPKTGPPPARSVLRDIAFLRLWAGTTASGLATWALPFVLGLAVLHRELGAAGLGLVLAARTAGFLAAVAVGGVLADRHSRRAVVLWSALAAAVAAPLLAIGLGRSLVLMTLAAALAGAGQGACRPAFQALTAEVVDAGRRQQANAAMTLAVRTSTLAGPALTALLAAFVDVGTLLLGIGLLWLVAALLPGRGAAPAPSAAPAPSTERTPRASFRAEFIDGIREARRHPWFVAGLGALAAVIALGYSATSVALPLISRDRYGTEWVLAAAVTAYTVGALGGALVTARWRPRSQGWTAFAGLAVYGVAPLSLMLPVHPAVVIAAYVVAGIGIELFNVPWFTATQREVAPDKLARVSSLDFLVSYGLAPVGLALIAPAIGTFGVTPVLAVCAAACFLVPAAAALVPTARHFGRTPEPRTD
- a CDS encoding ABC transporter substrate-binding protein; translated protein: MRHRARLGIALTLVLATAACSTATNAPATTGKPAAEAAGAKAAPLASCGRQLSFDRSPERAVALDQTSTETLLELGLQDRMAGTANLKTKIPAQYQDAYAKVPVIAPKIATGEQLRSATPDFVVAGSADLYTADRAGTREELDALKVPTFVSAVDCPEQNEAGKSPFELLFSDYEQLGKVFGSEERAAKLAREQRAAVAKAGESAAARAAQGGKQPTVVYLYSVFNGMPYVAGGTGLPSEMSRIVGARNAFDDVKEDWPEVSWEEVAKRNPDFIVIGDLSERGRPGDSAGEKRATMAGDPVVSKLAAVRDNKIIEVPGIELDPSVRSVHALGLLAAGMKDLGYVR
- a CDS encoding FecCD family ABC transporter permease, producing MSADPVGRPGPVDLAVDPAAGRVTDRAPAPAADRAPERPPAPPVDLLHPAARGTAVTEPVNAPSPLPRAARSGTVRAGVFLAGALVLAASVAAGTRIGTADVGWTDLARVFGTRLGLGAEPLPPLVDSLVWDLRLPRVLMAALVGASLAVCGTVLQAVTRNALADPYLLGVSSGASTGAVAVVVLGVGADTLGVTGGALVGALLSFGLLLALLRRTGLDSVRIVLTGVVVGQLFTALTSLVLMASADADTTRALTHWLLGSMAPARWEAVVVCAIVMPLGLAAAWLCAGALDGLAFGADTAASLGIGVRRTRMVLLVVTAVLTSVAVATVGAIGFVGLIVPHGVRFLVGPLHRVLLPCAALAGAVFLVWTDALARVAFAPREVPVGVITALLGVPLFLLVLRRRGEL
- a CDS encoding ABC transporter ATP-binding protein; amino-acid sequence: MRIAAEGLTWSASGTPVVRGVDLDVASGETVGLLGPNGSGKSSLLRCLAGLRVPDTGTVHYDGVPVRDLSARRIARRVAFVEQDSGLDADLRVADVVGLGRTPFRDRWRGPDATDRAVVAAALERVGLTGLAGRSWKGLSGGERQRAHIARALAQQPYGLLLDEPTNHLDVKHQLELMELLAGADQTVLVALHDLTLAARYCDRLLLMHRGRLVASGTPAAVLTPAHLARIFEVDAELATDALGRPAVAFHGPLRSPVPDPLGPPDPLGPPAPLDPPDPLDSLVPAPPALRQGSS
- a CDS encoding Rossmann-like domain-containing protein, with protein sequence MTTRTATPPAPTVDALVTAVLAGEHGPLPSALVATSVFWIHHGTRLAGGDTTYLNQYVLVRLGDSFGGCAFEAGEIDPAICRDSSGTPLDVLLREAPRPLRIAALDAYLAGQRPHRDAGAEPVTLPAGTPEVRARARDAAIAGLLDIDPGAKVGLIGVVNPLVAAIRERGGEPLPCDFNLKATQWGDPVTTDMHEVLERADAVVATGMTLSNGSFDTILDRCRGRGIPLVVYAQTGSAVARAFLGSGVTAVSAEPFPFSQFSADPTTLYRYRAVGRP
- a CDS encoding GHMP family kinase ATP-binding protein, producing MIPAARRAVPGADRRGAAHRGAGHASCHHGEILQGVFLDAAGRRCAGLVTLPMTGPGSRAEFTRRPGTPPEQLTVRPGDRTKAARAAVLAVEECARRRREAPCGGELRISGDIPVGLGMGSSTSDVIAVVRAVADSYGVLLSPDAVARLAVRAELACDPLMLDARPVLFAQREGRVLEVLGRRLPPLVVVGCALGGGAPVDTLALPARVHDDTDVRAFERLRTLLRRAVATGDAALLGEVATASARRGQQVLRHPEFDTLADIARRLGAVGVQIAHSGAVAGLLLDPAAPGLRRRVRSCVRALESNGIAATRTFTTFPTSPTSAASPSTPISPTSPTSPTSPTSPTSPSSPTFPTTKEFPSGPAHRGGHRPTGPDTPRRPAHLPAL
- a CDS encoding pyridoxal-phosphate dependent enzyme — translated: MDQHIAEAIGRPDLIRLDDRLICLRFETMKVVSALAAVRHLLDTGVVRRGDTLLDSSSGIYAYALALACHRHGMRCHIVGSTTVDHALRTQLAVLGATLEQMEPCSDLKLDQKRRVERIHEILAEHPEYHWMRQYHDDIHYLGYRAVTDLIRDATGGDELTVVGGVGSGASTGALARYLREDSPGVELVGVQPFGSVTFGAEHVADPEIIIAGIGSSIPFDNVGHAAYDTLHWISFDAALAGSVDLLRRHAVFAGLSTGAGYLAARWERSRSPHRTVLFIAADTGHRYVDTVYARHREAVAVDELGPHTVTSQAELALPWSRMQWNRSPAHSTGPVRP